One Natrinema longum genomic window carries:
- a CDS encoding quinone-dependent dihydroorotate dehydrogenase — translation MTLYSRLRPLAFKLPAETAHELGKRTLRAAQSTWPTRTALSYAYRYDDPVLEVDLFDTTFPNPVGVAAGFDKNAEVTHALAALGFGFVEIGTVTPYPQAGNDRPRLFRLREDEAMVNRMGFNGQGMERVKSRLEADGTPDVPLGVNVGKMNTSSEREAIEDYRRVFDRLSPFADYVVVNVSCPNTPDEFDEGSPEHLRTIFETLEAENDRDVPILVKIGPDEPEESVFDLVDIVRAFDLDGIVATNTSTSREGLTSPRRKEWGGLSGKPLEDRSTALIRSLADYTDGDLPIVGVGGVDSAESAYEKIRAGASLVQLYTGFVYEGPSTATRINRGLSVLLERDGFSSVEDAVGADLE, via the coding sequence ATGACGCTGTACTCGCGGCTCCGCCCCCTCGCGTTCAAACTCCCGGCCGAGACGGCCCACGAACTCGGCAAACGGACGCTCCGGGCGGCCCAGTCGACGTGGCCGACGCGAACGGCGCTCTCGTATGCGTATCGGTACGACGATCCCGTTCTCGAGGTCGACCTGTTCGACACCACGTTTCCGAACCCGGTCGGCGTCGCCGCCGGCTTCGACAAGAACGCCGAAGTGACCCACGCGCTCGCGGCCTTGGGCTTTGGCTTCGTCGAAATCGGGACCGTCACGCCCTACCCGCAGGCGGGCAACGATCGGCCTCGACTCTTCCGTCTGCGCGAGGACGAGGCGATGGTCAACCGGATGGGCTTTAACGGCCAGGGGATGGAACGCGTCAAGTCCCGACTCGAGGCCGACGGCACGCCCGACGTCCCCCTGGGGGTCAACGTCGGCAAGATGAACACCTCGAGCGAGCGGGAGGCCATCGAGGACTACCGGCGCGTCTTCGATCGGCTCTCGCCGTTTGCCGACTACGTCGTGGTGAACGTCTCCTGTCCGAACACGCCCGACGAGTTCGACGAAGGGTCGCCCGAGCATCTGCGGACGATCTTCGAGACGCTCGAGGCCGAAAACGATCGGGACGTGCCGATCCTGGTCAAGATCGGCCCCGACGAGCCCGAGGAATCCGTCTTCGACCTCGTGGACATCGTCCGGGCGTTCGACCTCGACGGCATCGTCGCGACCAACACCTCCACGAGCCGCGAGGGGCTCACGTCGCCCCGACGGAAGGAGTGGGGCGGGCTCAGCGGGAAGCCCCTCGAGGATCGCTCGACGGCTCTCATCCGCTCGCTGGCGGACTATACCGACGGCGACCTGCCGATCGTCGGCGTCGGCGGCGTCGATTCGGCCGAAAGCGCCTACGAAAAGATCCGCGCCGGTGCATCGCTTGTTCAACTCTACACCGGATTCGTCTACGAAGGACCCTCGACCGCCACCCGGATCAATCGCGGGCTCTCGGTCCTGCTCGAGCGCGACGGCTTCTCGTCGGTCGAGGACGCCGTCGGCGCGGACCTCGAGTGA